The Caballeronia sp. Lep1P3 genome segment CACGAATCTCGTGCGCGCGAGTCAGTCGCTCGGCGCGAATCCGCTGACGACATTCTTTCGCGTGACGCTGCCCGTCATCGCGCCGGGCGTGATCTCGGGCGCGCTTTTCGCGTTCGCCACTTCGTTCGATGAAGTCGTCGTCACGCTTTTCCTCGCCGGCGCCGATCAGACGACGCTTCCGCGCCAGATGTTCACCGGCATCCGCGAGAACATCAGTCCGACGATTGCGGCGCTTGCCACCATCCTCATCGTGTTCTCGACGAGCCTGCTGCTCGCGCTGGAATGGCTGCGCGGACGGGCGGCGGCGCGGGCGGTCGCGGCGTGAATTTGTGTCTGCGGTCGGTCTGCGGGCGTGGGCGCGGACCGGTCGTGAGGCTTGCGGAGCAAGGCTGCGGATGGCCCCACGAATGATCAGCAAGGGCATCGGGTGCGCTCCGATTCGGCGAAATCGCGGTACGGCTGGTCGTAGTAGTTGAGATTGAGGTGGTTCCAATGTCGGCGGGGCGCTGCTTTGTGTCGCTGGCCGGGCCTCGCGCGCGCTCGCAGACGGGGCAAAGCCCCGCCGATGAAGACGCGGACAGGGGCCGCGACGCTAAGCGCGTCCTTCCCCGCGCGTCGCCGCTTTTCTTGCAGAGAGGCCGAATCGCTAACGCGCAGACAGCGCCAAAATTGGTTTGCCGCTTACTCACGGCGGCGAAAGCCGATCCGCGCACCGAGAAGATTCGCAACGCCGACCATTACGAATCGAAAGCCATTCGGACCGAACCGCTACCCTCAGACCGTCCGAACCCCGCGCCCACAAAGGCTTCGACACGGTCCGAGCAAGTCCGCCGAAGCCCGCCGTCCGCTTCGCGAACGATTATTCGTTTCAACGGGACAGTGTTTTCACCTATAGGGTATTTATCGGAATGCTCCTAATGACTTACGTTCTAGGTCGAGTCAAAGCCTGGAACAATGCCATGACAGCCTTTTCGAAAAGAGCGGACCCGTGGTCACAGACGGTTCACCAGCTCGAAGTGATCCCAGCCGACACCGGCCGCACCGCCCCCTCCCAGCGCACCGCGCGCGCCGAAAGCACCTTCGTCGAACGTCTCACGCGCGACTGGAATCGCGCGCATCCGCAGCCATCGACGGCGCGCCTGCCGTATCCGCAAGCCATCGTCCGCGTGATCGAGCGCCCGAGCAGCGCGACCGCGCTCGTCTACTGGTCCGATCCCGGCACCTGCCATTACGGCTATCAAGGCTGGCGAGCGACGACCGCCACCGCGGACGGCGTCTGCTCGCTGTCCGGAATACCGATTCATCGCGGAGATCAGGTGTATCGGCCGTCGCAACGCGATCCGAAACCGCAGAACGCGTCCGCGATGATTCTCGCCGCCGCCATGCCTCGGAATGAGGAAGTCGAAGCCGACGTCCACGGCTGACCCCGACGCGCGCGAGGCCGTAACTGCGGATAGCGGTCAGTAGCCGACCGTAAACCGCTGCCTGATGTGCGCGCCGCGCTGGAATTCGTCGAGGAACGCGATCGCGAAATCGTCGAAGGAAATCCAGCTTCGGCCGGTGCTGTCGACGAGCAGTTCGTCCACGCCGAGCCGAAATCGCTGCGTCCGCGGCCCGCTGACGAACTCCGCCGACGGCGAAACGAAAGTCCAGTTCAGTTCGCGGTCGCGGCGCAGCGCGTCGAGGAACGCGGCTCCGGCCGTCGCTTCCGCGCGATACGCCTCTGGAAAGTCGGGCGAATCGAGAATGCGCTGGCCCGGCGCCGCATAGAGGCTGCCCGCGCCGCCCACCACCAATAGCCGCTCCACGCCCGCCCCCTTCACCGCGCCGACGATCGCGCTTTCCGGCACGCTCGCGAAGCGCGTTGCGCTGAAAACGGCGTCGTGACCGGCGAGCGCATCGGCGAGCGCGGCGGTATCGAGCGCATCGACGCTTTTTGCGGTGACACCGTCACGCGCCGCGAGCTTCGATACGTCGCGTGCGAGCGCCGTCACGGTGTGTCCGCGCCGCAACGCTTCTTGCGTGAGCCGGCTGCCGACATTGCCGGTTGCGCCGATGATCGCGATTCTGCTCATGCTCGTTCTCCTCGCTTTTTACCGTGCGCGCACGGGCATTTTCGCGCGCACAGCGGTTCTTCCACTCGAAAAGGAATGGCAGTTTCAATGGCGAACGCATCGCATTCATGCTCGTTATTGGGTGAATGCGATAACCGTGATTTCGGGCGCCCGCATTACCGGCCGCTTCGCCGAACCGCACGCAAGCTATCTGTCACGCAATTACCGCGCCGGATTTGCGCGTCGCCGCCGATAACCGAATCGCGCCGTCATAACGAAAACGCGCAGTGAACGCTCCGCGCCGCCATTAAACTGTAGGCCCCGCGCTCTTGCGAAGCGCGTCCCGACGGCGAATACCGGCGCGCCGGACGCATTCGTTTCGGAAGGGTTTCCAATGGACGTCGTCAATTTGTCATGACAGTTGGTTATCTTGCAGGTCCTCGCCGCTCCATTACCGGAAGGAGTAAACCGTGAAGAATCCGCAATTGCAGGGTGCCATCGAGGGACGCGACAATCCGGCTGGCGAAACCGCCTACGAGCCGGTTCCGCTTGGCGCGGCACCCGCTGAGTCAGCCGACGAAGCCGGCTACTCCGATTCGCTGGACATCCCGCTGAATTACGGCATCGTGATGGACGCTGTCAGGGACGCGGTCCGCGCAAATCCCTGAAGCGTTCGATCGTTCAAAGACTAGCGCCCCGACCGGGGCGTTTTTTTTTGCGCGATCGTTATTCGATCAAGACCGGCGCATCGAATATCGAATACATGGGACGCACGCGCCTTTTCACCTAGGATGTAAAAAGTCGAGACGCCGCGCGACGGCAATGTCGCCTGTGAGGGTCGAACCGATGCGCGCGGCGCCCTGCGCGTCGGCAGGACGGAGCGTCATGAGTTCCAGTTTCAAGAATCGGCGCGAGGCTGGCCGCGAGTTGGCCGCGCTGCTATCGCACTATGCGGGCCACGGCGACGTCATCGTTCTCGGCCTGCCGCGCGGCGGCGTGCCTGTCGCGTTCGAAGTGGCGCGCGCGCTCGGCGCGGCGCTCGACGTGCTCCTCGTGCGCAAACTGGGCGTGCCATCGCAGCCGGAACTCGCGATGGGCGCCATCGCTTCCGGCGATGCGTTCTATCTGGATCAGCGCATCGTCGATTATGCGGGCGTGAGCCAGCCCGAACTCGACGCCGTGATCGAACGGGAGCGCGCCGAACTGCAACGGCGCGCGTCGCTGTATCGCGGGCCGCGTCCGTCGCTCGATACGGGCGGCAAAGTGGCGATCCTCGTCGACGACGGCATGGCGACCGGCGCAACCATGCGCGCCGCCGCGATGTCGCTGCGCCACGGCAATGCGCCGCCCGCGCGCATCGTGGCCGCGCTGCCCGTTGCACCGATGGACGCCGACACGCGTCTCGCGGACGTGGTCGACGAATTCGCGTGCGTGTTGCGCCCGTATCACTATCTCGGCGTCGGCCAGTTCTATGTCGACTTCGACCAGACGAGCGACGACGAAGTGCGCGCGCTGCTAAAGCCGGGCGCTTCCTAACGCGTCCACGGCGCGTCGCCGCTGGCCTGCGCGAGGCCGTACTTCTCGCGCGCCGCGCGCAGCACGGAACGCTCGATTGCGCCGTCGTCCACGAGCGCCTTCAACGCCGCCAGCACGATCGCCACGCGGTCAACCTCGAAGAACGCGCGCAGCGACTGGCGCGTGTCGCTGCGGCCGAAACCGTCGGTGCCGAGCGTCACGTAGCGGCGCGGCACGTGCGCGCGGATCAGTTCCGGCAGCGCGCGAACGTAGTCCGTCGCGGCGATCACCGGCCCGCGCGATGCGTCGAGCGCACGCGTGACGTAGGGCGCGGGCGCATCCTCGGAAAGGCGCCCGAGACGCTCGCACGCCGCGCCGTCGCGATGCAGTTCCGTAAAGCTCGTCACGCTCCACACCGCAGCGCGGATGTTCCAGTCGGCGTCGAGCATCGCGCGCGCGGCGATCGCTTCGTTCAGGATCGCGCCGGAGCCGAGCAGCTGGACCTGCGCACCGGCGGCGGCATCGCCGGGCGTCAGGCGGTACATGCCGCGCAGGATGCCTTCGCGCGTCGCGGCGTCGAGCGTGCCGCCCGGCGCGGACGGCTGCGCGTAGTTCTCGTTCGTGACGGTCAGGTAATAGAACACGTCGTTCTGGCGCTGCATCATGTCCTGCATGCCTTCGTCGACGATGGCCGCGACTTCATACGCGAACGCGGGGTCGTAGGCGCGGCAGTTCGGAATCGTCGATGCGCTCAAATGGCTCGTGCCGTCCTGATGCTGCAAGCCTTCGCCGCCGAGCGTCGTGCGCCCCGACGTCGCGCCGACGAGAAAGCCGCGCGAGCGCTGGTCCGCCGCCGCGAAGATCAGGTCGCCGATGCGCTGAAAGCCGAACATCGAGTAGTAGATGTAGAACGGGAGCATCGGCAGGTCATGCACGCTATAGGACGTAGCCGCCGCGATCCACGACGAGATCGCGCCCGCCTCCGAGATGCCCTCTTCCAGAATCTGGCCGCGCGTGTCCTCGCGGTAATAGAGCATCGAGCCCATGTCCTCCGGCTCGTATAACTGGCCGAGCGGCGAATAGATCCCGACCTGCCGGAACAGGTTCGCCATGCCGAAGGTGCGCGCCTCGTCCGCGACCACGGGCACGATGCGCGGCCCGAGCGCCGCGTCTTTCATCAGGCTGCCGAGCATGCGCACGAACGCCATCGTCGTGGACATTTCCTTGCCGGCGGTGTCGAGCGCGAACTGCGCCCATGTGCCGAGCGCGGGCGGCGCGATCGGCTGCGACGCCTTCGCGCGGCGGCGCGGCAGATAGCCGCCGAGCGCCGCGCGCCGTTCGTGCAGATAGCGCATTTCGGGCGCATTCGCGGCGGGCTTGTAGAACTTGAGCGCTTCGACGTCCGCATCGGAAAGCGGCAGGCGGAAGCGATCGCGAAACGCCTTGAGGTCGTCGAGATCGAGCTTCTTTTGCTGATGCGTCGTCATGCGGCCCTGCCCGACCGTGCCCATGCCGAAGCCTTTCATGGTCTTCGCGAGGATGACGGTCGGCTGCCCCTTGTGCGCGAGCGCCTTCGCGTAAGCCGCGTGCAGCTTGCGCACTTCGTGGCCGCCGCGCCGCAGACGGTCGATGTCTTCATCCGACATATGCGCGACGAGCGCGGCGAGTTCCGGGTTCTGGCCGAAAAAACGCTCGCGGTTGTAGCGGCCGTCGTTGGCGGAAAAGGTCTGGAACTGGCCGTCGACGGTATGCGCGAACGCGCGCAGCAACGCGCCGGTGCGGTCGCGCGCGAAGAGCGCATCCCAGTCCGATCCCCACAGCACCTTGATGACGTTCCAGCCCGCGCCCGTGAACTGCGCTTCGAGTTCGTCGACGATGCGCCCGTTGCTGCGCACGGGACCGTCGAGCCGTTGCAGATTGCAGTTGATGACGAAAACGAGATTGTCGAGCCGCTCGCGCGACGCCAGCGACAGCGCGCCGATCGATTCCGGCTCGTCCATTTCGCCATCGCCGAAAAAGCCCCAGACCTTGCGGCCTTCGGTCTCTTTCAGCCCGCGATTCTGCAAATAACGCATGAAGCGCGCTTGGTAAATCGAGTTGATCGGCCCGATGCCCATGGAGCCGGTCGGGAACTGCCAGAAATCGGGCATCAGCCACGGATGCGGATAGGAACACAGTCCCGGTCCCGCGATCTCGCGGCGGTAATGCTCGAGATGCGCTTCGTCGAGAAAGCCTTCGAGATACGCGCGCGCATAGACACCCGGCGACGAATGCGGCTGGAAGTAGACGAGATCGCCGCCGTCGGCATCGCCGGCTGCGCGAAAGAAGTGGTTGAAGCCGACTTCGAAGAGATCGGCTGCGGACGCATAGCTCGCGATATGGCCGCCGAGTTCGCCATAAGCGCGGTTCGCGCGTACGACCATGGCGAGTGCGTTCCACCGCAGCACGGCGGCGAGCTTTTCCTCGATATCGAGATTGCCCGGATACGGCGGCTGTTCGCCGACCGCGATGGTGTTCGCATAAGGCGTCGCCCGCGCCCGCGCCGATTCGACGCCGACCGACAGCGCATGCTCCGCGAGCCGGTCGAACAGATACTGCGCGCGCGCCTTGCCGACGTGCGCGACGACGGCATCGAGCGCCTCCAGCCATTCGGCGGTTTCGGCGGGATCGCTGTCTTCGCGACCGCGCGCAAGGGAGAGAATCTGGCTGGTTCCGCTCGACAAGTCCGTCATGGCGTGGCTCCGCTGGCCTGGCTGGCTTTTGATGAGATCGTCAAGCATATCCAGTCCCGCACAGAATGTGCGTCTCATTTGGCTGTCCGCGCGCTTTGCGATAGTGTGTTTATTCTGCGAAAGCCTCTTTATCAGGAATATTCAGACTATGAGTTCGCAAGCGAAGCAGCGCCTGGACCGCATCGACATCGGCATTCTCAACGCGCTTCAGCAGGACGCGCGCATCACCAATTCCGAACTGGCGCGCGCGGTCAATCTTTCGCCGACGCCGTGCTTCAACCGCGTGCGCGCGCTCGAAAAGGCCGGGCTGTTCAGGCAGCACGTCACGCTTTTGAGTCCGGAAGCCCTCGGCCTGAGCATCAACGTGTTCATTCAGGTGAGTCTGGAAAAGCAGATCAAGGACGCGCTCGCGCGTTTCGAGCAGGCAATCAGCGAGCGCCCCGAGGTCATGGAGTGTTATCTGATGACGGGCGATGCCGACTATCTGCTGCGCGTCGTGCTGCCGGACGTGGCGGCGCTCGAGCGCTTCATTCTGGAGCGGCTCACGAAGATGCCGGGCGTGGCGAACATCCGGTCGAGCTTCGCGCTCAAGCAGGTGCGCTACAAGACGGCGCTGCCGCTGCCCGCGTCGGGGATGACGCTGCCGGAACCCAAGGACGAAAAAGAGGACTGGACGTGAATAAACCGAAGGCCTCCGCGAACGGAAGCCTTCGGCTATGAAGTCACGCGCCCGCTAGACGAGCGGCGGCGACCTTATGCGGAGATGGTGATATCCACGGTCGTGTTGGTCGACGACGTGCTCGACGCCTTCGCCGTGCCGCCAGCGATGTTTGCGTGGACCAGGGCTGCGCGATCGATTTTTTGCATGATAGTTTCTCGTGTGTGTGGTTGGAAAAGGGGGTGCCGCGCGACGGCAGCGTGATCCGGCGGCTTACGCCGTGATCGTGATCGTGACGTTGGTGTTCGACGTCGACGTGCTGGACGCCTTGGCCGTGCCGCCTGCGATGTTTGCCTGAACCAGTGCAGCGCGTTCGATCTTTTGCATGTGAAGCCTCGGTTGAAGAGAGTATGGAAAGAGTGGCACTGCGTTGCGCGCCACCCGCATTCAGCCATCCCGCCGATGAGGTTAGTCGTGCGAACCGATTCCACGGCGACACGATGACCGAGCGCGAGGAAGTCTAGCGAAGCGCGGATCGAAATCCCACGCCGAAAATTCCTAACTATCGCTCGGAGCGTCGCCATTCCTATGACACGGCGGCAAACAGCGGGCCGCCCGGCAACGCCCGCTTCGACATGCTTGGTCAAAAGCAGCAAAATGACGTTTTCGGCAATCATCGCTCGGGGACTCATGACATTCGACACTTCACTTCGCGCGCCTTCCTGGCAAACCATCGTCGAGACGGCTGAGCGCGCGGTCGCGTGCGGCGCGCTGCGAACGTTCGATACGGTGCCGCGCATCATCGAGGACGGCGGCGTGTCCTTTCTCGTGCGGCAAGCGGCGAATCTCGCGCGCAAGGAAGAGGCCGCCAAGCTCGCCGCGAAGTCGGCAGCGGATGCCGCAAGCGAATGGCGCGATCCGTTCTCGCCGTGCGAACCGGCGTTGCGCGTCGGCGATATCGGCGAGCGGCATCTTCTGCTGCTCAACAAGTTCAACGTGCTCGCGCGGCATCTGCTCGTCGTGACGACGCAGTTCGAGCCGCAGGAAGCCCTGCTCGATGCCGACGATTTCGGCGCGCTCCTCGCGTGCCTGCGCCAATTCGACGGCCTCGGTTTCTACAACGGCGGCGCGGTCGCTGGTTCCAGCCAGCCGCACAAGCAC includes the following:
- a CDS encoding DUF3331 domain-containing protein, whose amino-acid sequence is MTAFSKRADPWSQTVHQLEVIPADTGRTAPSQRTARAESTFVERLTRDWNRAHPQPSTARLPYPQAIVRVIERPSSATALVYWSDPGTCHYGYQGWRATTATADGVCSLSGIPIHRGDQVYRPSQRDPKPQNASAMILAAAMPRNEEVEADVHG
- a CDS encoding NAD(P)-dependent oxidoreductase; its protein translation is MSRIAIIGATGNVGSRLTQEALRRGHTVTALARDVSKLAARDGVTAKSVDALDTAALADALAGHDAVFSATRFASVPESAIVGAVKGAGVERLLVVGGAGSLYAAPGQRILDSPDFPEAYRAEATAGAAFLDALRRDRELNWTFVSPSAEFVSGPRTQRFRLGVDELLVDSTGRSWISFDDFAIAFLDEFQRGAHIRQRFTVGY
- a CDS encoding DUF4922 domain-containing protein, which produces MTFDTSLRAPSWQTIVETAERAVACGALRTFDTVPRIIEDGGVSFLVRQAANLARKEEAAKLAAKSAADAASEWRDPFSPCEPALRVGDIGERHLLLLNKFNVLARHLLVVTTQFEPQEALLDADDFGALLACLRQFDGLGFYNGGAVAGSSQPHKHMQVVPLPIDGHAVPIEPAVAGARNGALFRVPALAFEHAAAWLGDASRVTPEYARETYRALLGAIGVEALDVAGAAHQSAPYNLLVTRRWMLAVPRTVAEVEGIAINALGFAGSLFVRDDAARRIVETLGPMTLLARASRPDARPARP
- the mdeB gene encoding alpha-ketoglutarate dehydrogenase — encoded protein: MTDLSSGTSQILSLARGREDSDPAETAEWLEALDAVVAHVGKARAQYLFDRLAEHALSVGVESARARATPYANTIAVGEQPPYPGNLDIEEKLAAVLRWNALAMVVRANRAYGELGGHIASYASAADLFEVGFNHFFRAAGDADGGDLVYFQPHSSPGVYARAYLEGFLDEAHLEHYRREIAGPGLCSYPHPWLMPDFWQFPTGSMGIGPINSIYQARFMRYLQNRGLKETEGRKVWGFFGDGEMDEPESIGALSLASRERLDNLVFVINCNLQRLDGPVRSNGRIVDELEAQFTGAGWNVIKVLWGSDWDALFARDRTGALLRAFAHTVDGQFQTFSANDGRYNRERFFGQNPELAALVAHMSDEDIDRLRRGGHEVRKLHAAYAKALAHKGQPTVILAKTMKGFGMGTVGQGRMTTHQQKKLDLDDLKAFRDRFRLPLSDADVEALKFYKPAANAPEMRYLHERRAALGGYLPRRRAKASQPIAPPALGTWAQFALDTAGKEMSTTMAFVRMLGSLMKDAALGPRIVPVVADEARTFGMANLFRQVGIYSPLGQLYEPEDMGSMLYYREDTRGQILEEGISEAGAISSWIAAATSYSVHDLPMLPFYIYYSMFGFQRIGDLIFAAADQRSRGFLVGATSGRTTLGGEGLQHQDGTSHLSASTIPNCRAYDPAFAYEVAAIVDEGMQDMMQRQNDVFYYLTVTNENYAQPSAPGGTLDAATREGILRGMYRLTPGDAAAGAQVQLLGSGAILNEAIAARAMLDADWNIRAAVWSVTSFTELHRDGAACERLGRLSEDAPAPYVTRALDASRGPVIAATDYVRALPELIRAHVPRRYVTLGTDGFGRSDTRQSLRAFFEVDRVAIVLAALKALVDDGAIERSVLRAAREKYGLAQASGDAPWTR
- a CDS encoding phosphoribosyltransferase; translation: MSSSFKNRREAGRELAALLSHYAGHGDVIVLGLPRGGVPVAFEVARALGAALDVLLVRKLGVPSQPELAMGAIASGDAFYLDQRIVDYAGVSQPELDAVIERERAELQRRASLYRGPRPSLDTGGKVAILVDDGMATGATMRAAAMSLRHGNAPPARIVAALPVAPMDADTRLADVVDEFACVLRPYHYLGVGQFYVDFDQTSDDEVRALLKPGAS
- a CDS encoding Lrp/AsnC family transcriptional regulator, whose amino-acid sequence is MSSQAKQRLDRIDIGILNALQQDARITNSELARAVNLSPTPCFNRVRALEKAGLFRQHVTLLSPEALGLSINVFIQVSLEKQIKDALARFEQAISERPEVMECYLMTGDADYLLRVVLPDVAALERFILERLTKMPGVANIRSSFALKQVRYKTALPLPASGMTLPEPKDEKEDWT